One part of the Arabidopsis thaliana chromosome 4, partial sequence genome encodes these proteins:
- the KAT2 gene encoding potassium channel KAT1-like protein, whose protein sequence is MLKRKHLNTRPMSISCTRNFFKRFCVEEYNMDTFKHSSFLSADLLPSLGARINQSTKLRKHIISPFDPRFRGWEMWLVILVIYSAWICPFEFAFITYKKDALFIIDNIVNGFFAIDIILTFFVAYLDSHSYLLVDKPKKIAIRYLSTWFAFDVCSTAPFQSLSLLFKYNGSEIGFRVLSMLRLWRLRRVSSLFARLEKDIRFNYFWTRCTKLISVTLFAVHCAGCFAYLIADQYHDPTKTWIGAVYPNFKETSVWSRYVTALYWSITTLTTTGYGDLHAENPREMLFFVFFMLFNLGFTSYLIGNMTNLVVHWTSRTRNFRDTVRAASEFASRNQLPPNIQDQMLSHICLKFKTEGLKQQEALNGLPKAIRSSIANYLFFPIVQNVYLFHGVSRNFLFQLVSDIDAEYFPPREDVILQNEAPTDLYILVSGAVDFTVYVGEEDQVQGKAVVGDAFGEIGVLCYTPQPFTVRTTELSQILRISKKSLMSAMRAHVEDGRVIMNNLFMKLRGQQSIAIDDPNSEPESLLKEWLVGGSKTGEGNASDQGHGHKYLQLHDSENIDMGSTEWRDSRRSGYGETKRVREHTIEIEEGEKPNKEFDGKGCSDADLTSFEFHSQEAYPYCRSNIQIKQHEAAKPKDKRVTIHLKSRDKDLSKLIILPASIEELLRLAGEKFGYSFTKVTNAENAEIDDEDVIRDGDHLYILINENS, encoded by the exons ATGTTGAAGAGAAAGCACCTCAACACAAGACCAATGTCAATCTCTTGTACCAGAAACTTCTTCAAACGATTCTGCGTCGAAGAATACAATATGGATACATTCAAACATAGCAGTTTCCTCTCTGCTGATCTCTTACCATCTCTTGGAGCTAGAATAAACCAATCAACTAAGCTCCGTAAACACATCATCTCTCCTTTCGATCCACGTTTCAG GGGATGGGAGATGTGGCTGGTCATTCTTGTGATTTACTCAGCTTGGATTTGTCCATTTGAGTTTGCCTTCATCACCTACAAGAAAGACGCACTTTTCATCATTGACAACATTGTCAATGGATTCTTTGCCATTGACATCATTCTCACCTTCTTCGTTGCTTATCTAGACAGCCACTCATATCTTCTAGTCGACAAACCTAAGAAAATAGCTATAAG GTACCTTTCTACTTGGTTCGCCTTTGATGTCTGCTCAACAGCTCCATTCCAGTCACTGAGTCTTCTGTTCAAATACAATGGAAGTGAAATAGGATTCAGAGTTCTTAGTATGCTCAGGCTCTGGCGTCTTAGACGAGTTAGCTCGCTGTTTGCAAG GCTTGAGAAAGATATCCGCTTCAACTATTTCTGGACACGATGCACAAAACTCATTTCG GTGACACTGTTTGCAGTACATTGTGCTGGATGCTTCGCCTACCTCATTGCAGATCAATATCATGATCCAACAAAAACATGGATTGGAGCTGTCTACCCAAATTTCAAGGAGACAAGCGTATGGAGTAGATATGTTACTGCTCTTTACTGGTCTATTACGACATTAACAACAACAGGTTATGGAGACTTACATGCTGAGAACCCAAGAGAAATGTTGttctttgtgtttttcatGCTCTTCAACCTCGGTTTCACATCTTACCTCATAGGAAATATGACCAACCTTGTGGTTCACTGGACTAGCCGCACCAGAAACTTT AGAGATACTGTAAGAGCTGCTTCAGAGTTTGCATCAAGAAACCAACTCCCACCAAACATACAAGACCAAATGTTATCACACATTTGCTTAAAGTTTAAAACAGAGGGTCTGAAACAACAAGAAGCTTTAAATGGTTTGCCGAAAGCAATCCGGTCAAGCATTGCAAACTATCTCTTCTTCCCAATCGTTCAGAACGTCTACCTATTTCACGGAGTTTCTCGCAACTTCCTATTTCAGTTG GTTTCAGATATAGACGCCGAATATTTCCCACCAAGAGAAGATGTAATACTACAGAACGAAGCTCCTACTGACCTCTACATCCTAGTCTCAGGGGCAGTG GATTTTACTGTCTACGTTGGCGAAGAAGATCAG GTTCAAGGCAAGGCGGTTGTTGGCGATGCATTTGGAGAGATTGGTGTGTTATGCTATACACCACAACCTTTCACAGTTAGGACAACAGAACTATCTCAGATACTACGGATAAGCAAAAAATCTCTAATGAGTGCTATGCGAGCTCATGTCGAAGATGGACGAGTCATAATGAACAACCTCTTCATG AAACTTAGAGGGCAACAATCAATAGCAATTGATGATCCAAATTCAGAACCAGAGTCACTTCTCAAGGAGTGGCTTGTTGGTGGTTCAAAGACAGGAGAAGGAAACGCTAGTGATCAAGGACATGGGCACAAATATTTACAACTGCATGATTCAGAAAATATTGATATGGGGTCAACTGAATGGAGAGATTCAAGAAGATCTGGTTATGGCGAAACGAAAAGAGTTCGAGAACATACGATAGAGatagaagaaggagaaaaaccaaataaagagTTTGATGGAAAAGGTTGCTCTGATGCAGATCTTACCTCATTTGAATTTCATTCACAGGAAGCATATCCATATTGCAGATCAAACATCCAAATCAAACAACATGAAGctgcaaaaccaaaagataaaagagtTACCATCCACTTGAAGTCCCGGGACAAAGATTTGTCGAAGCTGATAATCCTTCCTGCTTCCATAGAAGAGTTGCTAAGACTTGCAG GTGAAAAATTTGGATACAGCTTCACAAAGGTCACGAATGCGGAAAACGCAGAAatagatgatgaagatgtgaTTAGAGATGGTGATCATTTGTATATTCTCATCAATGAAAACTCTTAA
- a CDS encoding glycine-rich cell wall protein-like protein (glycine-rich cell wall protein-related; Has 30201 Blast hits to 17322 proteins in 780 species: Archae - 12; Bacteria - 1396; Metazoa - 17338; Fungi - 3422; Plants - 5037; Viruses - 0; Other Eukaryotes - 2996 (source: NCBI BLink).) — protein MEEESLEHLLMQPLPRLAQPKDPVVQVVQLMDLIGDIVGDGVQPREVVMAMVLVRVRHQMEEEKGLDSGLVRGQVQELDLGLAREEEEPQTVVLAMEVGPDTLVKAVAQEVEMVKDLLVVERGANTAKRSFLVIITTLTQSHMRKMIRLKEGKRKIL, from the coding sequence ATGGAGGAGGAGAGTCTGGAACACCTTCTAATGCAGCCGCTACCCCGACTAGCCCAACCGAAGGATCCAGTGGTTCAAGTGGTTCAGCTCATGGACCTAATTGGGGATATAGTTGGGGATGGGGTTCAGCCCCGGGAGGTGGTTATGGCTATGGTTCTGGTTCGGGTTCGTCACCAGATGGAGGAGGAAAAGGGGCTGGATTCGGGTTTGGTTCGGGGTCAGGTTCAGGAACTGGATTTGGGTCTGGCTcgggaggaggaggagccaCAGACGGTGGTTCTGGCCATGGAAGTGGGACCGGACACGCTGGTGAAGGCGGTGGCTCAGGAAGTGGAAATGGTGAAGGATCTCCTGGTCGTAGAGAGAGGAGCCAACACCGCTAAAAgaagttttcttgttattattACTACCTTAACACAATCACACATGCGTAAGATGATAAGactaaaagaaggaaaaagaaaaatactatag
- a CDS encoding receptor Serine/Threonine kinase-like protein, giving the protein MAKRLPLIFLLTSHFLVSGVLSMSILTIENKCNHTVWPVIFSWNVDSQVSPTGFALRRGEARALQAPSSWYGLISARTLCSIDSTGTFSCATGDCESGTIECPGNYGWAPVTYVYFRMNSYTISVEYGYNLPLMVVPSQRSRTCISAGCVVELKKTCPKDLMKMSRENLVACSSTCMEFDTPEACCTRDFKSKQNCKPTVYTQNFERACPLAHIYAYDDNNSTVTCLNSTDYVITFCPSNKTN; this is encoded by the exons ATGGCGAAAAGGCTGCCATTGATTTTCCTCCTTACTTCACATTTTTTAGTATCGG GAGTGTTGTCCATGAGTATCCTTACCATAGAGAACAAGTGCAATCACACAGTTTGGCCAGTTATCTTCTCATGGAACGTTGACTCACAAGTCTCCCCAACAGGCTTTGCTCTCAGAAGAGGGGAGGCTCGAGCCCTACAGGCGCCATCTTCATGGTACGGTCTTATCTCGGCTAGGACGCTATGCTCCATCGACTCAACAGGAACATTCTCTTGCGCCACAGGAGACTGCGAATCGGGTACGATCGAGTGTCCTGGCAATTACGGTTGGGCTCCGGTGACTTATGTCTACTTTAGAATGAACAGCTACACCATCAGTGTTGAGTACGGTTACAACCTTCCACTAATGGTGGTCCCTTCACAGCGTAGCCGGACATGTATCAGCGCTGGTTGCGTTGTTGAACTGAAAAAGACTTGTCCAAAAGATCTTATGAAAATGTCCAGAGAAAATCTAGTCGCCTGTAGTAGCACGTGCATGGAGTTTGATACTCCGGAGGCTTGTTGCACCCGAGACTTCAAGTCAAAGCAAAACTGCAAGCCGACAGTGTACACGCAGAACTTTGAGCGAGCTTGCCCACTCGCTCATATCTACGCCTATGATGATAACAATAGCACCGTTACATGCCTAAACTCTACTGACTACGTCATCACGTTTTGTCcttcaaacaaaactaattag
- the KAT2 gene encoding potassium channel KAT1-like protein (potassium channel in Arabidopsis thaliana 2 (KAT2); FUNCTIONS IN: inward rectifier potassium channel activity, cyclic nucleotide binding; INVOLVED IN: response to high light intensity, circadian rhythm, stomatal movement; LOCATED IN: plasma membrane, membrane; EXPRESSED IN: 17 plant structures; EXPRESSED DURING: 9 growth stages; CONTAINS InterPro DOMAIN/s: Cyclic nucleotide-binding (InterPro:IPR000595), Ion transport (InterPro:IPR005821), Cyclic nucleotide-binding-like (InterPro:IPR018490), Potassium channel, voltage-dependent, EAG/ELK/ERG (InterPro:IPR003938), RmlC-like jelly roll fold (InterPro:IPR014710), Protein of unknown function DUF3354 (InterPro:IPR021789); BEST Arabidopsis thaliana protein match is: potassium channel in Arabidopsis thaliana 1 (TAIR:AT5G46240.1); Has 5076 Blast hits to 4706 proteins in 358 species: Archae - 8; Bacteria - 372; Metazoa - 1790; Fungi - 37; Plants - 1121; Viruses - 0; Other Eukaryotes - 1748 (source: NCBI BLink).), with product MSISCTRNFFKRFCVEEYNMDTFKHSSFLSADLLPSLGARINQSTKLRKHIISPFDPRFRGWEMWLVILVIYSAWICPFEFAFITYKKDALFIIDNIVNGFFAIDIILTFFVAYLDSHSYLLVDKPKKIAIRYLSTWFAFDVCSTAPFQSLSLLFKYNGSEIGFRVLSMLRLWRLRRVSSLFARLEKDIRFNYFWTRCTKLISVTLFAVHCAGCFAYLIADQYHDPTKTWIGAVYPNFKETSVWSRYVTALYWSITTLTTTGYGDLHAENPREMLFFVFFMLFNLGFTSYLIGNMTNLVVHWTSRTRNFRDTVRAASEFASRNQLPPNIQDQMLSHICLKFKTEGLKQQEALNGLPKAIRSSIANYLFFPIVQNVYLFHGVSRNFLFQLVSDIDAEYFPPREDVILQNEAPTDLYILVSGAVDFTVYVGEEDQVQGKAVVGDAFGEIGVLCYTPQPFTVRTTELSQILRISKKSLMSAMRAHVEDGRVIMNNLFMKLRGQQSIAIDDPNSEPESLLKEWLVGGSKTGEGNASDQGHGHKYLQLHDSENIDMGSTEWRDSRRSGYGETKRVREHTIEIEEGEKPNKEFDGKGCSDADLTSFEFHSQEAYPYCRSNIQIKQHEAAKPKDKRVTIHLKSRDKDLSKLIILPASIEELLRLAGEKFGYSFTKVTNAENAEIDDEDVIRDGDHLYILINENS from the exons ATGTCAATCTCTTGTACCAGAAACTTCTTCAAACGATTCTGCGTCGAAGAATACAATATGGATACATTCAAACATAGCAGTTTCCTCTCTGCTGATCTCTTACCATCTCTTGGAGCTAGAATAAACCAATCAACTAAGCTCCGTAAACACATCATCTCTCCTTTCGATCCACGTTTCAG GGGATGGGAGATGTGGCTGGTCATTCTTGTGATTTACTCAGCTTGGATTTGTCCATTTGAGTTTGCCTTCATCACCTACAAGAAAGACGCACTTTTCATCATTGACAACATTGTCAATGGATTCTTTGCCATTGACATCATTCTCACCTTCTTCGTTGCTTATCTAGACAGCCACTCATATCTTCTAGTCGACAAACCTAAGAAAATAGCTATAAG GTACCTTTCTACTTGGTTCGCCTTTGATGTCTGCTCAACAGCTCCATTCCAGTCACTGAGTCTTCTGTTCAAATACAATGGAAGTGAAATAGGATTCAGAGTTCTTAGTATGCTCAGGCTCTGGCGTCTTAGACGAGTTAGCTCGCTGTTTGCAAG GCTTGAGAAAGATATCCGCTTCAACTATTTCTGGACACGATGCACAAAACTCATTTCG GTGACACTGTTTGCAGTACATTGTGCTGGATGCTTCGCCTACCTCATTGCAGATCAATATCATGATCCAACAAAAACATGGATTGGAGCTGTCTACCCAAATTTCAAGGAGACAAGCGTATGGAGTAGATATGTTACTGCTCTTTACTGGTCTATTACGACATTAACAACAACAGGTTATGGAGACTTACATGCTGAGAACCCAAGAGAAATGTTGttctttgtgtttttcatGCTCTTCAACCTCGGTTTCACATCTTACCTCATAGGAAATATGACCAACCTTGTGGTTCACTGGACTAGCCGCACCAGAAACTTT AGAGATACTGTAAGAGCTGCTTCAGAGTTTGCATCAAGAAACCAACTCCCACCAAACATACAAGACCAAATGTTATCACACATTTGCTTAAAGTTTAAAACAGAGGGTCTGAAACAACAAGAAGCTTTAAATGGTTTGCCGAAAGCAATCCGGTCAAGCATTGCAAACTATCTCTTCTTCCCAATCGTTCAGAACGTCTACCTATTTCACGGAGTTTCTCGCAACTTCCTATTTCAGTTG GTTTCAGATATAGACGCCGAATATTTCCCACCAAGAGAAGATGTAATACTACAGAACGAAGCTCCTACTGACCTCTACATCCTAGTCTCAGGGGCAGTG GATTTTACTGTCTACGTTGGCGAAGAAGATCAG GTTCAAGGCAAGGCGGTTGTTGGCGATGCATTTGGAGAGATTGGTGTGTTATGCTATACACCACAACCTTTCACAGTTAGGACAACAGAACTATCTCAGATACTACGGATAAGCAAAAAATCTCTAATGAGTGCTATGCGAGCTCATGTCGAAGATGGACGAGTCATAATGAACAACCTCTTCATG AAACTTAGAGGGCAACAATCAATAGCAATTGATGATCCAAATTCAGAACCAGAGTCACTTCTCAAGGAGTGGCTTGTTGGTGGTTCAAAGACAGGAGAAGGAAACGCTAGTGATCAAGGACATGGGCACAAATATTTACAACTGCATGATTCAGAAAATATTGATATGGGGTCAACTGAATGGAGAGATTCAAGAAGATCTGGTTATGGCGAAACGAAAAGAGTTCGAGAACATACGATAGAGatagaagaaggagaaaaaccaaataaagagTTTGATGGAAAAGGTTGCTCTGATGCAGATCTTACCTCATTTGAATTTCATTCACAGGAAGCATATCCATATTGCAGATCAAACATCCAAATCAAACAACATGAAGctgcaaaaccaaaagataaaagagtTACCATCCACTTGAAGTCCCGGGACAAAGATTTGTCGAAGCTGATAATCCTTCCTGCTTCCATAGAAGAGTTGCTAAGACTTGCAG GTGAAAAATTTGGATACAGCTTCACAAAGGTCACGAATGCGGAAAACGCAGAAatagatgatgaagatgtgaTTAGAGATGGTGATCATTTGTATATTCTCATCAATGAAAACTCTTAA
- the TRANS11 gene encoding translocase 11 (translocase 11 (TRANS11); CONTAINS InterPro DOMAIN/s: Phospho-N-acetylmuramoyl-pentapeptide transferase, conserved site (InterPro:IPR018480), Phospho-N-acetylmuramoyl-pentapeptide transferase (InterPro:IPR003524), Glycosyl transferase, family 4 (InterPro:IPR000715), Glycosyl transferase, family 4, conserved region (InterPro:IPR018481); Has 1367 Blast hits to 1365 proteins in 548 species: Archae - 16; Bacteria - 1334; Metazoa - 1; Fungi - 0; Plants - 14; Viruses - 0; Other Eukaryotes - 2 (source: NCBI BLink).) → MRCSLLTPTSYRFHYPNPFRSLESIPPLSNSRYRIESGSPSSFKFSAPSLQRHSSVSVKAFDDDTFDFYTGDIFAATYAISSSEGEESDGDYALNVVTETTAQKLGKFPRGRKKHRIRYGINLGLLAFLSLLLLLMDSFAWKIVRLPLPPYFLSMPFFTSAILVTLAGYIFVPLLDRLRVHEPIRTLGPVPHNRRPTIPTMGGLFFVPIGVVVAIALNKVSSIEVLGAAAATVAFAAIGLIDDSLSLYSENNNGLSAKIQLLLEAAVGTCFAFWLETASLSSPYGMKMLVPLPSPLGLVFLGKLYLLLTSFYFVSMGNLVKATDGLDGLAGGIAALCFVAMAIAVLPICSDLSVFGASMAGACFGFLLHNRYRASVSMGDTGSLALGGALAAMAACSGMFFPLFISSGVAVLEASSVIIQVVYYSTTKRLKGKGRRIFKTIPFHHHLRLNGLKEPMIVTMAYVISSLLSLSAAYIGLISA, encoded by the exons ATGAGATGTTCCTTGTTAACTCCGACTTCTTACCGATTTCATTACCCAAACCCGTTTCGATCTCTTGAATCGATTCCTCCCCTTTCAAATTCACGTTATCGCATCGAATCTGGATCTCCCTCTTCTTTCAAG TTCAGTGCGCCGAGCTTGCAGAGACATAGCTCTGTCTCGGTTAAAGCATTTGATGAT GATACATTTGATTTCTATACCGGTGACATATTTGCTGCTACTTATGCTATTTCGTCGAGTGAAGGCGAAGAGAGCGATGGGGATTATGCTTTGAATGTGGTTACCGAAACTACTGCACAGAAGCTAGGAAAGTTTCCAAGAGGTCGCAAAAAGCACAG AATCAGATATGGGATTAATTTGGGGCTTCTTGCTTTTTTGTCACTGCTGCTTCTACTGATGGACTCTTTTGCTTGGAAGATTGTTAGACTACCTTTGCCTCCATATTTCTTAAGCATGCCCTTCTTCACATCGGCGATTCTAGTTACCTTAGCTGGTTATATTTTTGTTCCGCTTCTAGACAGACTGAGAGTGCATGAGCCAATTAGGACATTAGGGCCAGTTCCACATAACCGCAGACCAACAATCCCGACAATGGGTGGGTTGTTTTTTGTTCCaattggtgttgttgttgcaatAGCCTTGAATAAAGTTTCATCCATCGAAGTCTTGGGAGCAGCAGCCGCAACTGTAGCATTTGCAGCCATTGGGCTAATTGATGACTCCTTAAGCCTCTACAGTGAGAATAATAATGGTTTATCTGCAAAGATACAACTTCTTTTGGag GCAGCTGTTGGGACTTGCTTTGCGTTTTGGTTGGAGACTGCAAGCTTATCATCTCCTTATGGCAT gAAAATGTTGGTCCCCTTGCCTTCACCATTAGGTCTTGTTTTCTTGGGAAAACTTTACCTACTGTTGACATCGTTTTACTTTGTTTCCATGGGAAACTTAGTCAAAGCAACCGATGGTCTCGATGGATTGGCGGGAGGTATTGctgctttgtgttttgttgcAATGGCAATAGCAGTTCTTCCTATTTGCTCTG ATCTCTCTGTATTTGGAGCTTCGATGGCTGGAGCTTGTTTTGGGTTTCTGCTTCACAATCGATACAGAGCATCAGTTTCCATGGGAGATACAGGATCCTTGGCTCTAGGTGGAGCTTTGGCTGCAATGGCTGCTTGCTCAGGAATGTTCTTCCCGTTGTTCATATCGTCTGGTGTCGCAGTTTTGGAAGCTTCTTCTGTCATTATACAg GTCGTGTATTACTCGACAACTAAGCGTTTAAAAGGAAAAGGGCGTCGGATATTCAAGACTATACCGTTTCATCATCACCTTAGGCTAAACGGTTTAAAGGAGCCAATGATAGTAACGATGGCATATGTAATATCCTCTTTGCTCTCTCTTTCAGCAGCTTACATAGGTCTTATTTCTGCATAa
- a CDS encoding Cytochrome b561/ferric reductase transmembrane protein family (Cytochrome b561/ferric reductase transmembrane protein family; LOCATED IN: membrane; EXPRESSED IN: 20 plant structures; EXPRESSED DURING: 10 growth stages; CONTAINS InterPro DOMAIN/s: Cytochrome b561, eukaryote (InterPro:IPR004877), Cytochrome b561/ferric reductase transmembrane (InterPro:IPR006593); BEST Arabidopsis thaliana protein match is: Cytochrome b561/ferric reductase transmembrane protein family (TAIR:AT2G30890.1); Has 1807 Blast hits to 1807 proteins in 277 species: Archae - 0; Bacteria - 0; Metazoa - 736; Fungi - 347; Plants - 385; Viruses - 0; Other Eukaryotes - 339 (source: NCBI BLink).) — MKISKSLWSVMISILFYLTSAPPFVICSSLEVTIDNHSPSNLKTKGSLEQDKLSHQMINSIKLHGILLWVSMGFLMPVGILFIRMANKAHENGIKVKVFFYLHVIFQILAVVLATIGAILSLRTLENSFDNNHQRLGLALYAAMWLQFLTGVFKPSRGSKRRLRWFLLHWILGTIVSIVGIVNIYTGIQAYQKKTSLSRDSSLWTILFTVQVTCLVFFYLYQDKWEHFQKQRVVLDELDHQNNNTNGRNNQSIQVVTRNDHEQKVMVPQPCRKSNALVNLFKLI, encoded by the exons ATGAAAATCTCCAAATCTCTCTGGAGTGTTATGATTTCTATTCTCTTCTATCTTACTTCTGCTCCACCATTTGTGATTTGCTCATCTCTTGAAGTCACCATTGATAACCATTCACCAAGCAATCTCAAGACTAAAGGATCCCTAGAACAAGATAAG TTGAGTCATCAAATGATAAATAGCATAAAGCTTCATGGCATTCTCTTATGGGTTTCCATGGGCTTTCTTATGCCAGTGGGGATTCTCTTCATTAGAATGGCCAATAAAGCTCATGAAAATGGAATAAAAGTTAAAGTGTTCTTCTACCTTCATGTCATTTTCCAg ATACTGGCAGTAGTTTTAGCAACAATAGGAGCTATACTGTCTTTAAGAACATTGGAGAACTCTTTTGACAACAACCATCAAAGACTTGGTTTGGCTCTTTATGCTGCCATGTGGCTCCAATTCTTGACCGGTGTCTTCAAGCCCTCaag AGGGAGCAAAAGGAGGTTAAGATGGTTCTTATTGCATTGGATACTTGGAACAATAGTGTCAATAGTTGGCATAGTAAACATATACACAGGCATACAAGCTTATCAAAAGAAGACATCATTAAGTAGAGACTCAAGTCTTTGGACAATCTTGTTCACAGTTCAAGTCACttgtcttgtcttcttctatctATATCAAGACAAATGGGAACATTTTCAAAAGCAAAGAGTTGTTCTTGACGAATTGGATCATCAAAATAATAACACAAATGGAAGAAATAACCAAAGCATCCAAGTGGTAACGAGAAATGATCATGAACAAAAGGTCATGGTTCCTCAGCCTTGTCGCAAAAGTAATGCACTTGTGAATCtgtttaaattgatttga